A window of Chitinispirillales bacterium ANBcel5 contains these coding sequences:
- the pheT gene encoding phenylalanine--tRNA ligase subunit beta — MKIVYSWLKDFVDIDVPVEDVADALTSAGIEVDSVTKVSVPKGVKVARVLSVSAHPNADKLSVCEVDDGSGESVQIVCGAPNVKAGMISALATVGTKLGDFKIKKAKIRAMESFGMLCSEQELGLSEEQSGIMSLPQEYDIGAEVSNYIPEDCIIEIEITPDRGDCLSIQGVAREVSAKFNVPLKNTAIRPNEADDEPIDRAISVEILAPQRNPRYMGRLVRNVQLGPSPDWMQRRLSLSGLRPINNVVDITNYMLIQYGQPMHAFDYDEINDKKIRVKESSTQSTFTTLDGVERKLLETDLLICDGKESVALAGIMGGAGSEIKESTKNVFLECAYFEPIGIRKTSKRLGLSTDSSYRFERGVDPSQGLVDALDTAAALMSDLAQGTVLKGVIDNYPTPMSESKITLRKSKVNKILGIDIDIDQIIKYLTSLSILCTKQDEETVECTTPLFRHDLSQEIDLVEEVGRQYGYDNIEAIECVPISLVKDTSVEEHNRDSIRYALSNFGFNELTTNSMTSEAKRKLVTPEVNPIALLNPLNPDMAELRTTMAPSLIETVGYNLNRKNNDNKFFEIGKIFENSSDISNHTERDILAIIIEGNFFSPFWNSEAKPCDFYMLKGVLETLSYNCNFGELTFSVLELPEPLYGTHSASISGNLIQGTAGRISRKVCTFFGIKSPLYYAQLDITEWINSMQPLAQYTPLPKYPSLERDFSFVMADEISSSIVAEEIKTQSPLVEKVEPFDVYRGDKLGDGFKSVTFSVSFRSGEKTLSDKDVESLCEKIIAVMKKKHGVVLRS; from the coding sequence ATGAAAATAGTTTATAGTTGGTTAAAAGACTTTGTTGATATAGATGTCCCTGTTGAGGATGTAGCAGACGCGCTTACCAGTGCAGGTATTGAAGTTGATTCTGTAACTAAGGTATCTGTGCCAAAGGGCGTAAAAGTTGCCCGGGTGCTCTCCGTTTCAGCTCACCCTAATGCCGACAAACTATCGGTCTGTGAAGTTGATGATGGGTCTGGTGAATCAGTGCAGATTGTATGCGGTGCACCTAATGTAAAAGCAGGGATGATTTCTGCACTGGCAACCGTTGGTACAAAACTTGGCGACTTTAAGATTAAAAAAGCCAAAATACGCGCGATGGAATCGTTTGGCATGCTCTGTTCAGAACAGGAACTTGGTCTCTCAGAAGAACAAAGCGGCATTATGTCTCTGCCTCAGGAGTATGATATCGGAGCAGAAGTATCCAACTATATACCTGAAGATTGTATTATCGAGATTGAAATAACACCAGACCGAGGAGATTGTCTGAGCATTCAGGGAGTTGCACGTGAAGTAAGCGCAAAGTTTAATGTCCCGCTTAAAAACACCGCCATCAGGCCAAACGAAGCAGATGATGAACCTATTGACCGCGCCATTTCCGTTGAGATACTCGCTCCCCAGCGCAATCCCCGCTATATGGGCAGGCTTGTACGTAATGTACAACTTGGTCCATCACCGGACTGGATGCAGCGCAGGCTCTCTTTAAGCGGTCTCAGACCAATAAACAATGTAGTCGATATCACCAACTACATGCTTATTCAATATGGTCAGCCAATGCATGCATTCGATTATGATGAGATTAACGATAAAAAGATAAGGGTAAAGGAATCATCAACCCAAAGTACATTCACTACTCTGGATGGAGTGGAGCGTAAACTGCTTGAAACTGATCTTCTTATCTGCGATGGCAAAGAATCGGTGGCACTTGCAGGTATAATGGGTGGTGCAGGATCAGAGATCAAAGAGAGCACAAAAAATGTGTTTCTCGAGTGTGCCTATTTTGAACCAATAGGAATACGTAAAACATCAAAGCGCCTTGGTCTCTCAACCGATTCTTCGTATCGATTTGAGCGAGGTGTTGATCCTTCCCAGGGGCTTGTTGATGCACTGGATACCGCAGCTGCGCTTATGTCGGATTTAGCCCAGGGAACAGTTTTAAAAGGGGTCATTGATAACTATCCCACACCCATGAGCGAAAGCAAAATAACTCTAAGAAAATCAAAGGTAAATAAGATTCTGGGAATCGACATTGATATCGATCAAATCATTAAATATTTAACCTCTCTATCCATACTCTGCACAAAACAGGATGAAGAAACTGTAGAGTGTACGACTCCCCTCTTCAGACACGACCTCTCCCAGGAAATTGATCTGGTAGAGGAGGTAGGCAGACAGTATGGTTATGATAATATCGAAGCGATTGAGTGTGTACCCATTTCACTTGTAAAAGATACAAGTGTAGAGGAGCATAACAGAGATAGTATCCGTTATGCTCTCAGTAATTTTGGGTTCAATGAGCTTACAACCAACAGTATGACCAGTGAGGCCAAACGCAAACTTGTTACTCCTGAAGTTAACCCAATAGCCCTGCTCAATCCCCTTAACCCGGATATGGCAGAGCTAAGGACCACCATGGCCCCAAGCCTCATTGAGACAGTTGGATACAATCTCAACCGCAAAAACAATGATAACAAATTTTTCGAGATTGGCAAAATCTTCGAAAATAGTAGCGATATCTCAAACCACACAGAACGGGATATCCTTGCAATCATTATTGAAGGTAATTTCTTTAGTCCTTTTTGGAATAGTGAGGCAAAACCTTGTGATTTCTACATGCTTAAGGGAGTTTTAGAGACACTCTCCTATAACTGTAATTTTGGCGAGCTTACCTTTTCTGTTCTTGAGCTTCCCGAACCACTTTACGGTACTCATTCTGCTTCGATCTCAGGTAATTTAATACAAGGAACTGCTGGTCGTATTTCCCGGAAAGTGTGTACCTTTTTTGGCATAAAGAGCCCTCTGTATTATGCACAGCTTGATATTACTGAGTGGATTAATTCAATGCAGCCACTTGCCCAATATACACCGCTCCCTAAGTACCCTTCTTTGGAAAGAGATTTTAGCTTTGTGATGGCCGATGAAATCTCATCTTCCATTGTTGCAGAGGAGATTAAAACCCAGTCACCGCTGGTTGAAAAGGTTGAACCCTTTGATGTTTATCGGGGAGATAAACTTGGTGACGGTTTTAAAAGTGTGACGTTTTCGGTATCATTTCGCTCTGGTGAGAAGACGTTGAGCGACAAAGATGTTGAAAGTTTATGTGAAAAAATCATTGCTGTGATGAAAAAGAAGCATGGAGTAGTCTTAAGAAGCTGA
- the pheS gene encoding phenylalanine--tRNA ligase subunit alpha, whose product MTEVSDSYTLDNLDELESNVLSDLKSISNESEAESFRIKYLGKKGVFRQLLKSLGSIDPQKRKEVGAKANRLRSLVETEFSKAHWKKESAEVVDKSFDPSLPGFPFHKGSLHPLMQIRDQIRDIFISMGFTVSYGPEVESDFYNFEALNTPKHHPARDMQDTFYIDQNHLLRTHTSPVQIRVMENQKPPIRSIMPGRVYRNEEISARSYCLFHQVEGLYVDKDVSFADLKGTLLAFSKRFFDEETKIKIRPSFFPFTEPSVEIDVECFLCKGQGCSICKQSGWLEVLGAGMVHPNVFKSVGIDPEKYTGFAFGMGIERIALLKFGIDDIRLFYENDTRFLSQF is encoded by the coding sequence ATGACAGAGGTAAGCGACTCCTATACATTAGATAATCTGGATGAGCTTGAAAGCAATGTACTTTCCGATCTTAAAAGTATTAGTAACGAAAGTGAAGCCGAGAGTTTCAGAATCAAATACCTGGGAAAAAAGGGTGTTTTTCGTCAGCTGTTGAAGTCTCTCGGCAGCATTGATCCTCAAAAAAGAAAAGAAGTTGGAGCAAAGGCAAATCGCCTTCGCTCTTTAGTCGAAACTGAATTTTCTAAAGCTCACTGGAAAAAAGAAAGCGCTGAAGTAGTAGACAAATCTTTTGACCCCAGTCTTCCGGGATTCCCTTTCCACAAAGGTTCATTGCACCCCCTTATGCAAATACGGGATCAGATCAGGGATATCTTCATAAGCATGGGTTTTACTGTCTCCTATGGACCTGAAGTTGAGAGTGATTTTTATAATTTTGAAGCTCTTAACACTCCAAAACACCATCCGGCCAGGGACATGCAGGACACCTTCTATATCGATCAAAATCACCTGCTGAGAACCCATACCTCCCCTGTGCAGATCAGGGTTATGGAAAACCAAAAGCCACCGATCAGATCTATTATGCCTGGAAGAGTGTACCGCAATGAAGAGATCAGTGCAAGAAGTTACTGCCTCTTTCATCAGGTAGAGGGGCTTTACGTCGATAAAGACGTTTCTTTTGCCGATCTTAAAGGCACTCTGCTTGCCTTCTCAAAAAGATTTTTTGATGAAGAAACCAAGATCAAAATTCGACCCAGCTTTTTTCCCTTTACAGAACCAAGTGTGGAAATAGATGTAGAATGTTTCTTATGTAAAGGTCAGGGCTGCAGCATATGTAAGCAAAGTGGCTGGCTTGAGGTTCTGGGGGCTGGTATGGTACATCCCAACGTTTTTAAAAGCGTTGGTATAGATCCCGAAAAATACACCGGTTTTGCTTTTGGTATGGGTATCGAAAGAATTGCACTTCTTAAATTCGGAATTGATGACATTCGCTTGTTCTATGAAAATGATACCCGTTTTCTCAGTCAGTTCTGA
- the rplT gene encoding 50S ribosomal protein L20, which translates to MPRAKTRVASRAKRKKIISQTAGYFGKRKNSITIAKDAFYRAGTYAYRDRRQKKRNFRALWIMRINAAARLNGTTYGRFISGLKQKGIELDRKTLAHLAVHEPLAFTKLVESVKA; encoded by the coding sequence ATGCCCAGGGCAAAAACCCGTGTTGCATCACGTGCAAAACGCAAAAAAATTATAAGTCAAACCGCAGGATATTTTGGAAAACGTAAAAACAGTATTACCATAGCCAAGGACGCTTTCTATCGCGCGGGAACATACGCTTACAGAGATCGCAGACAAAAAAAGCGCAATTTTCGTGCTCTGTGGATTATGCGTATCAATGCTGCCGCCCGCCTTAATGGAACCACTTACGGCAGATTCATCTCGGGGCTCAAACAAAAAGGAATCGAGCTTGACCGTAAAACTCTGGCACATTTAGCTGTGCATGAACCTCTGGCATTCACAAAGCTCGTAGAATCTGTAAAGGCCTAA
- the rpmI gene encoding 50S ribosomal protein L35, giving the protein MPKMKSRSAARKRFSLTANGHVKRKKAYKSHILNKKSRKRKRNLRKTAYVFSGIEKKVRSMV; this is encoded by the coding sequence ATGCCGAAAATGAAAAGTCGCTCAGCAGCTCGTAAACGTTTCAGCCTTACAGCAAACGGGCACGTGAAACGCAAAAAAGCTTACAAAAGCCACATATTAAACAAAAAGAGCAGAAAACGCAAACGTAATCTGCGTAAAACAGCTTATGTTTTCAGTGGTATCGAGAAAAAAGTACGTTCAATGGTCTGA
- the infC gene encoding translation initiation factor IF-3 has translation MPQRRDDSTRVNNEIRVPRVRVVSPDGESFGIMPIGDALDRAESYSLDLVEVAPSADPPVCRIMDYGKYKYEKSKKAKEAKKKQHIVHLKEVKFHPKTEEHDFNFKTDHARKFLLKGDRVKATVVFRGREITHIDFGKQVLDRLYEALKDIAQVEMSAKMEGRNLTSIFVPDKIKIKEYTRKIEQEKKNSE, from the coding sequence ATGCCCCAGCGACGAGATGATAGTACACGAGTGAACAATGAAATCCGTGTCCCAAGAGTTAGGGTGGTAAGCCCTGATGGTGAATCGTTTGGCATTATGCCTATAGGGGACGCTTTAGACCGGGCTGAATCTTATTCGCTTGATCTCGTTGAAGTTGCCCCAAGTGCCGATCCACCAGTTTGCAGAATAATGGATTACGGCAAATATAAGTATGAGAAATCTAAAAAGGCCAAAGAAGCCAAAAAAAAGCAGCATATCGTCCATTTAAAAGAAGTCAAATTCCACCCTAAAACTGAGGAACATGATTTTAATTTTAAAACCGATCATGCGCGCAAATTTCTCCTTAAAGGGGACAGGGTTAAAGCCACTGTGGTTTTCAGAGGCAGAGAAATCACTCATATCGATTTTGGTAAACAGGTACTTGATCGTCTGTATGAAGCGCTCAAGGATATCGCACAGGTTGAGATGTCTGCGAAAATGGAAGGTCGTAACCTGACCTCTATCTTCGTGCCGGATAAAATAAAAATTAAAGAGTATACCCGTAAAATAGAGCAGGAAAAGAAGAACTCTGAATAA
- the thrS gene encoding threonine--tRNA ligase: protein MNIILPDGRTLPAAEDASCIDVAKSISPRLAKAALACRVNGELKDTYTKLKDGDQLSIITFDDPEGKAIFWHSSSHILAQAVQELYPDAKIAIGPAIENGFYYDFDVEKPFTPDEITAIEKRAKEIIARKITFDRNEVSKEDALELFKQKGESYKLELIEDLEGKPTLYNQGEWVDLCRGPHIPNSGYIKAFKLLSVAGAYWRGDEKRPMLQRIYGISFPKQSMLDEYLTLLEEAQKRDHRKLGKELNLFSFHNEGVGFPFWHPNGMVLYNSVMDFCRKAHVNAGYQEIKTPIILNEELWRRSGHWDKYRDNMYFTEIDEKMHAVKPMNCPGGLLVYRNDAHSYRKFPIKYCEFGLVHRHEKAGVLHGLFRVRQFTQDDAHIFCLPNQIEEQISEVIDFITMIYRTFGFEDYKIELSTRPEQYIGSIDIWNKAEEALKNVLESSKIDYQLNPGDGAFYGPKIDFHIKDVLKRSWQCGTIQLDFSMPERFDLEYTDADGEKKRPVMIHRALLGSMERFIGILLEHYGGALPLWLSPVQCRILPISDKFSQYANSIRDKAQAAGLRVELDERNEKIGYKIRDAELKKIPFMAIVGEKEQNSATVSLRRHGQGDKGSRSVDQFISELLEESFAAKTVSTN, encoded by the coding sequence ATGAACATAATTTTACCCGATGGGAGAACTCTTCCAGCTGCGGAAGACGCGTCTTGTATTGATGTTGCTAAATCAATCAGTCCCCGTTTAGCTAAAGCCGCACTCGCGTGCAGAGTTAATGGTGAGCTAAAAGACACTTATACCAAGCTTAAAGATGGTGATCAGCTTTCAATTATCACTTTTGATGATCCCGAAGGCAAAGCAATCTTCTGGCACTCCTCCTCTCACATTCTCGCCCAGGCCGTTCAGGAACTTTACCCTGATGCAAAAATTGCCATCGGCCCGGCTATAGAAAATGGGTTTTACTACGATTTTGATGTTGAAAAACCATTTACACCAGATGAGATTACTGCTATAGAGAAGCGGGCAAAAGAGATCATCGCCCGCAAAATCACTTTTGACCGTAATGAAGTTTCAAAAGAAGATGCCCTTGAACTTTTTAAACAAAAGGGTGAAAGCTATAAATTAGAACTTATAGAGGATTTGGAAGGTAAACCAACGCTTTATAACCAAGGTGAATGGGTTGATTTGTGCCGCGGTCCTCACATCCCCAATTCCGGGTACATAAAAGCATTTAAGCTTCTCAGTGTAGCAGGCGCGTACTGGCGGGGTGATGAAAAGAGACCTATGCTTCAGCGTATTTATGGTATCTCTTTTCCCAAGCAATCGATGCTTGATGAGTATTTAACCCTTCTTGAAGAAGCACAAAAACGGGATCATCGCAAACTGGGAAAAGAACTTAACCTATTTTCTTTTCACAACGAGGGAGTTGGGTTTCCTTTCTGGCATCCAAACGGAATGGTGCTCTACAATTCAGTTATGGATTTTTGCAGAAAAGCACATGTAAACGCCGGATACCAGGAAATTAAAACACCCATCATTCTCAATGAAGAACTTTGGCGCAGAAGCGGTCACTGGGACAAGTATCGGGATAACATGTATTTCACCGAAATAGATGAAAAGATGCATGCAGTTAAGCCAATGAACTGCCCTGGCGGACTTTTGGTCTACCGAAACGATGCTCACTCTTATCGTAAATTCCCTATTAAGTACTGTGAATTTGGTCTGGTACACAGACATGAAAAAGCCGGTGTATTACATGGACTCTTCAGAGTTCGTCAATTTACTCAGGATGATGCGCATATTTTCTGCCTTCCCAATCAGATTGAAGAGCAGATTTCTGAAGTTATAGATTTCATTACGATGATCTATCGCACCTTTGGTTTCGAGGACTACAAAATTGAGCTCTCCACTCGTCCTGAACAATATATTGGCTCCATAGACATTTGGAACAAAGCAGAGGAAGCACTTAAAAACGTTTTGGAAAGCAGCAAAATCGACTATCAGCTCAATCCCGGTGATGGAGCGTTTTATGGACCAAAGATCGATTTTCATATAAAAGATGTCCTGAAACGCAGTTGGCAATGTGGTACGATACAGCTTGATTTCAGTATGCCCGAAAGGTTTGACCTTGAATACACCGACGCTGATGGTGAGAAGAAGCGGCCTGTTATGATTCACCGAGCACTTCTTGGCTCTATGGAACGTTTTATCGGCATACTTCTTGAACACTATGGTGGTGCACTTCCTCTGTGGCTCTCTCCTGTTCAATGCAGGATTCTGCCAATTTCAGATAAGTTCTCCCAATATGCCAATAGCATAAGGGATAAGGCGCAGGCAGCTGGTCTCAGAGTAGAGTTGGATGAGAGAAATGAAAAGATAGGGTATAAAATTCGCGATGCGGAACTAAAGAAGATTCCCTTTATGGCTATAGTTGGCGAAAAGGAACAAAACAGTGCAACTGTTTCTTTAAGACGCCACGGCCAGGGTGATAAAGGTAGCAGAAGTGTTGATCAGTTTATTTCTGAGCTGCTTGAAGAATCATTCGCTGCAAAAACAGTAAGTACCAACTAA
- the dtd gene encoding D-aminoacyl-tRNA deacylase, whose protein sequence is MKIVLQRVSRAKVSVNNEIKGQIGCGILIFLGVENNDTNEAADFLAAKCSDLRIFPDQEGKMNKSLKDIDGEALVISQFTLPADCSRGRRPSFIKSAPPEFGEKMYHYFVQSLKSHVKTVETGVFGADMKVELLNDGPVTFVLEK, encoded by the coding sequence ATGAAAATAGTACTTCAAAGAGTAAGTAGGGCTAAAGTTTCGGTAAATAACGAAATAAAGGGTCAAATAGGGTGTGGTATTTTGATTTTCCTGGGAGTCGAAAACAACGATACAAATGAAGCGGCAGATTTTCTTGCCGCCAAATGTTCTGATTTGCGCATTTTCCCTGATCAGGAGGGAAAGATGAATAAATCATTAAAGGATATTGATGGCGAAGCATTGGTAATTTCACAGTTCACGCTTCCAGCAGACTGTAGCCGGGGACGTCGCCCCAGTTTTATTAAATCTGCTCCCCCGGAGTTTGGGGAAAAAATGTATCATTATTTTGTACAATCATTGAAATCGCACGTAAAAACAGTAGAAACTGGTGTTTTTGGAGCGGATATGAAAGTGGAGCTTTTAAATGATGGTCCCGTGACCTTTGTTTTGGAAAAGTGA
- a CDS encoding pyridoxal phosphate-dependent aminotransferase, which translates to MTHIKKSSKLDNVLYDIRGPVLDEAKRLEEEGYRVLKLNTGNPAPFGLLAPDEMIHDMMLNLSNTQGYCDSKGLFSARKAIMQYCQEKAIKDVEIEDIFIGNGVSEVIQMSMQALLDNGDEILIPSPDYPLWTASANLSGGKAVHYRCDEESEWYPDIDDIKSKITPNTKGIVVINPNNPTGALYPKELLESIIEVAREHNLIVFADEIYDKILYDDAEHTAMASLADDLLFVSFNGLSKTYRVAGFRVGWMVVSGNKAAAKDYLQGLNMLASMRLCSNVPGQSIIQTALGGYQSIKDLTRKGGRLSDQREVCCKILDQIDGITYVKPKASFYIFPKVDTAKFNIKSDEKLMYDLVRNEHILLVHGTGFNWPDPDHFRIVFLPRADELEDALNRIKKFLVNYRQDD; encoded by the coding sequence ATGACTCACATAAAAAAGTCTTCAAAACTGGATAATGTACTGTATGATATACGTGGCCCTGTTCTGGATGAGGCAAAGAGGCTTGAAGAGGAGGGCTACAGGGTACTGAAACTTAATACCGGTAACCCTGCACCGTTTGGACTCCTTGCACCCGATGAGATGATTCATGATATGATGCTTAATCTCAGCAATACCCAGGGCTACTGTGATTCAAAGGGGCTTTTCTCAGCCCGTAAGGCTATCATGCAATACTGTCAGGAAAAAGCGATCAAAGATGTAGAGATTGAAGACATCTTTATTGGAAACGGTGTCAGTGAAGTGATACAGATGTCAATGCAGGCGCTTCTTGATAACGGGGATGAAATCCTCATTCCTTCACCAGATTATCCCCTGTGGACTGCATCTGCCAATCTCTCTGGTGGTAAGGCTGTGCACTATCGCTGTGATGAAGAGTCCGAGTGGTATCCTGATATTGATGACATAAAGAGTAAAATTACACCAAATACTAAAGGTATCGTAGTTATAAACCCCAATAACCCTACAGGTGCACTCTATCCTAAGGAACTTCTTGAAAGCATAATCGAAGTAGCGAGAGAACATAATCTTATAGTTTTTGCCGATGAGATATACGATAAGATACTCTATGATGATGCAGAGCACACTGCTATGGCTTCACTGGCAGACGATCTCTTATTTGTATCTTTCAACGGATTATCAAAGACATACCGTGTTGCCGGGTTTCGTGTGGGGTGGATGGTCGTAAGTGGAAACAAAGCAGCAGCAAAGGATTACCTCCAGGGCCTCAATATGCTTGCATCAATGCGCCTTTGCAGTAATGTACCCGGTCAGTCTATTATACAGACTGCGCTTGGTGGATATCAAAGTATCAAAGATCTTACACGAAAGGGTGGTAGATTAAGTGATCAGCGTGAAGTGTGCTGCAAAATACTCGATCAGATTGATGGTATAACCTATGTGAAACCAAAGGCTTCATTTTACATCTTCCCTAAGGTCGATACCGCAAAATTCAATATAAAAAGTGATGAAAAGCTAATGTACGATCTGGTGCGAAATGAACATATCCTGCTGGTTCATGGAACAGGTTTTAACTGGCCAGATCCCGACCATTTCAGAATCGTATTTCTGCCAAGAGCCGATGAGCTTGAAGATGCATTGAACCGAATCAAAAAATTTCTGGTCAATTACCGGCAGGATGATTGA
- the mgtE gene encoding magnesium transporter, with amino-acid sequence MNREILHDKLREALEGKYLDEVKSLVNSLHPSVTKEALEGFSYEEISQLLKLFNPDKKADIFTYFELSEQVVLLDMMQEKEILDLVLHLRNDEIADLLVELPEDRHRAIFRKLAQKKREEILKLESYPEGTIGSIMTPNYAFVSPSITAAEALNKIRRESTDAEAIYYIYLVDSNSHLLGVVSLKQLIIAKSDKPVNTFMQKDIITLHAHSPVEEAVNELNKSDLLALPVLDREGRMAGIVTHDEIADAAAEETTEDFHRLAAAPGLKSQNLKLATIPELLAKRLPWLLILVFMNVFSGAGIAYFEDTIEAVVALVFFLPLLIDSGGNAGSQSATLMVRALAIGDVRLRDWFYFLRKEVSISILMGIAMGFGVSMVAMFRAPEVMVVVALTMLCTVVVGSLIGMMLPFVLTRLKLDPATASAPLITSLADISGVIIYFSIANWYLGLAG; translated from the coding sequence ATGAACAGAGAAATTCTGCACGATAAGCTGCGCGAAGCCCTTGAAGGGAAATACCTGGATGAAGTCAAATCCCTCGTCAACTCCCTTCACCCCTCGGTCACAAAGGAAGCTCTTGAAGGGTTTTCTTATGAAGAAATCTCACAGTTACTAAAGCTATTTAATCCAGACAAAAAGGCAGATATTTTCACCTATTTTGAGTTATCAGAACAGGTTGTACTGCTTGATATGATGCAGGAAAAAGAGATTCTGGACCTTGTACTTCATCTTAGAAATGACGAAATCGCGGATCTTCTCGTAGAACTACCCGAAGATCGTCACAGAGCAATTTTCCGCAAACTGGCACAAAAGAAAAGGGAGGAGATCTTAAAGCTTGAATCCTACCCTGAAGGCACTATTGGTTCCATTATGACCCCAAACTATGCCTTCGTTTCTCCTTCTATTACGGCCGCAGAAGCCCTGAACAAAATACGCAGAGAATCCACCGATGCAGAAGCGATCTATTATATATACTTGGTAGACTCAAACAGCCATCTCTTGGGTGTGGTTTCTTTAAAACAGCTCATTATTGCTAAGTCCGATAAACCTGTTAATACTTTCATGCAAAAAGACATTATCACCCTTCATGCGCATTCACCTGTTGAAGAAGCAGTGAATGAACTCAACAAATCAGATCTTCTTGCGTTGCCGGTGCTTGATCGTGAAGGTAGAATGGCCGGGATTGTTACTCACGACGAGATCGCAGACGCTGCGGCTGAGGAAACCACAGAAGATTTCCATCGCCTTGCAGCTGCTCCGGGGCTTAAATCACAAAACCTTAAATTAGCCACTATCCCTGAGCTTCTGGCTAAAAGATTGCCCTGGCTTTTAATCCTGGTATTTATGAATGTGTTCTCAGGTGCAGGAATTGCCTACTTTGAAGATACCATCGAAGCGGTAGTGGCACTGGTCTTTTTTCTACCACTACTTATAGACAGTGGTGGTAATGCTGGCTCTCAATCCGCAACGCTTATGGTCAGAGCTCTTGCAATAGGAGATGTGCGCTTACGGGACTGGTTTTACTTCTTAAGAAAAGAGGTCTCGATTTCAATTCTTATGGGTATTGCAATGGGTTTTGGTGTATCGATGGTTGCCATGTTCAGGGCACCGGAGGTCATGGTGGTTGTAGCACTCACTATGCTCTGCACAGTTGTGGTTGGAAGTCTTATTGGAATGATGCTTCCGTTTGTCCTGACACGGCTTAAACTGGATCCTGCTACCGCCAGTGCGCCTCTTATTACTTCTCTTGCGGATATCAGCGGTGTGATTATTTACTTTTCCATCGCCAATTGGTACCTGGGCCTTGCAGGATAA
- a CDS encoding zinc ribbon domain-containing protein → MDMQQKGPFCQSCAMPMQKPEDFGTEATGVRSNDYCVYCFKDGTFTAPDITKEQMIEFCVTLMDKEGIMPKHKASAMLNEVIPKLKRWQ, encoded by the coding sequence ATGGATATGCAGCAAAAGGGACCATTTTGTCAAAGTTGTGCTATGCCTATGCAAAAACCGGAAGATTTCGGTACTGAAGCTACTGGAGTAAGGAGTAATGACTATTGCGTTTACTGCTTCAAAGATGGTACGTTCACCGCCCCCGATATAACTAAGGAGCAGATGATTGAGTTTTGTGTAACCCTTATGGATAAAGAGGGTATTATGCCCAAACATAAGGCTTCGGCGATGCTAAATGAAGTAATACCAAAACTAAAAAGATGGCAGTAA